In the Ignavibacteriales bacterium genome, AAATGCTGATGGAAAATATGGTCAACAAAGCAAAAACCGATGCCGCGCAATCTATCAAAGAGGTTCGTGATCAAGCAAAAATTGATGCTAAGAAAGAAGCACAGAGAATTACAATCCAAGCAATTCAAAGAACTGCAGTAGATCATTCAGTTGAATCAACTGTCTCAGTTGTGCAAATACAGAACGATGAAATGAAAGGCAGAATAATTGGCCGTGAAGGAAGAAACATCCGCGCATTTGAAGCCGCTACAGGAGTTGATGTAATTGTAGACGATACACCTGAAGCTGTAATCCTTTCTGCATTCGATCAATTTAGAAGAGAAGTAGCAAGAATTTCTCTCGAGAGATTGATTGCTGATGGAAGAATTCATCCGGCTCGTATCGAAGAAATTGTTGCTAAGGTTGAATTGGAATTAGATGAAGAAATTCAGAAAGAAGGAGAGAACACTTTAATTCAATTAGGTTTACACGGACTTCATATAGAACTTGTAAAACATATTGGTCGAATGAAATACCGTTCAAGCTACGGACAAAATCTTTTGCAGCATAGCATTGAAGTTGCATACTTAACCGGAATTATGGCAGCTGAACTTGGCTTCGATACAAATCTTGCACGCAGAGCAGGACTCCTTCACGATGTCGGTAAAACAATTGATAGAAATGTTGAAGGTCCGCATGCTTTGCTCGGTTATGATCTGGTAAAGAAATACAATGAGCATCCTATCGTTGTAAATGCTGTAGGAAGTCACCATGAAGATATTGAAATGGAACATCCGATTGCAGCTTTAGTCCAGGCAGCAGATGCAATAAGCGGTGCAAGACCGGGTGCAAGAAGAGAACCTCTTGAAAGTTACGTTAAGCGATTGGAAAATCTGGAAGCTATTGCAAAATCTTTCGAAGGAGTTGCAAAAACTTATGCTATTCAAGCGGGAAGAGAAGTGCGTGTTATCGTTGAACCCGATAAAGTGGATGACGTATTTTCAGATCGTCTTGCAGCAGATATTGCGCAGAAAATTCAGGAGGATATGGAATACCCGGGACAAATTAAAGTAACGGTAATTCGGGAAGTTCGAAAAATAGCTTACGCAAAATAAAATTATAACCTAAACCCGATTTATATCGGGTTTATTTTTTTTGAGTGTGATATGAAAAAGAAATTAAAAATTGCAATAACCGGTGGAATTGGTTCCGGAAAATCTTCTGTATCAAAAATAATTGAGTCATTCGGATTTCCAGTTATTAAAACAGATGATCTTGCTAAAGAATTGATGCTGAAGGATGAATCAATAAAAAAGAAAATTATTAAATCATTCGGCAAGGAATCATTCACAGAAAAAGGAATTAACACAAAATATCTTGCTGATAATGTTTTTATCAACAAAGAAAAAGTTGAAAAGATTAATTCCATAATTCATCCTCCAACAATCAGAAAGATTGAAGAGATTTCAAAAAAATTTTTTAAAAAACATAATTTAGTATTTGTTGAATCCGCTTTAGTTTATGAAGCTAAGATTCAGAAATTATTCGATTACGTAATTCTTATTTATGCTGAAGAAGAAATTAGAATTGCTCGTAAGATTGAAAATAATAGTATGAACAGACTTGATGTTGAAAAGCGAATGAGTTTTCAGATCCCCGATGAAAAGAAAACTGACCGGGCTCATTTTGTAATTGATAATAATTCAACATTCGATAAACTGGAAACCAGAACCAAGTTTGTTATTGAATTGATAAAAGCTGCAATTGTTTAATCGAATTAAAAAGTTGAAAACATCCTTCCTTGATTTATAACTCCTCTTGCTCTAATTTTACCCTCACATTTTTCAAAATAAGGTGCTTTGTGAAAGTAATTAATGATGCTCTTGTAGGTTTTGTAAAATTATTACCAAGATCAGTAGTTCATATCTTCGCTAAAAAGTATATTGCCGGTGAAACATTAGAAGACGCTGTGCGTGTAGTTAAAGGATTGAATGATAAAGGTATTTTAGCCACGATAGATGTTCTCGGAGAATCTGTAAACACAAAAAAAGAATCTGGACAAGCAATGAAAGAATGCTTGATGGTCCTCGATACTATCAATGAACACAAGCTCAATTCAAACTTATCTCTTAAACCAACTCAATTGGGATTGATCATTGATAAACAATTTTGTTTTGAACAGATCTCTGCAATATTAGAAAAGGCGAAAAGTTATAACAATTTTGTCCGCATTGATATGGAAGATTCATCAACAACTGATGCAACTTTGGAACTTCACAGCAAATTGAAGAAAAAATATTCCAATGTTGGTGTTGTTGTTCAATCTTACTTAAAGCGAACGTACAGTGATGTTAGAGAACAAAATAAGCTCGGAACAAATTACCGTATCTGTAAAGGTATTTATGTTGAGCCGGCTGAGATCGCATTCAAAGAACGCCAGCAGGTAAGAGATAATTTCTTAAAAACTCTTGAGAAAATTTTTGACGATGGAAATTATGTCGGCATTGCCACGCATGATGATTATTTGGTAAAAGGCGCTTACGAATTGATCAAGAAGAAAAATATTCCTAAGGACAAATACGAATTCCAAATGTTGTACGGCATTAATGAATATCTGCGCGATAAGATCAAAGCGGACGGACATAAAATTCGGATCTATGTTCCTTTCGGCGAACATTGGTACAAATACTCGATTAGAAGATTGCAAGAGAATCCGCAGCTTGCCTGGTATATAACAAAAAGTATTTTTTCTTTTAACTGATAAATGATGAATGTTTTAGGAATAGAAAGCTCGTGCGATGAAACTTCTGTTGCGGTAATTTCTGATGGTAAGCTCTTATCAAATTTAATTTCATCTCAAGATTTCCATAATATTTACGGTGGAGTTGTGCCTGAACTTTCGAGCAGAGCACATCTCCAAATTTTATTGCCGCTAGTAAAAAAATCTCTACAAGAATCCGGAATTTCTCTTAATCAAATTGATCTTGTTTGTGCAACAGCTGGACCGGGATTGATCGGTGCACTTCTCGTCGGTTTAACTTTTGCAAAAGGACTTTCATATTCATTGCAAAAACCATTTGTTCCGGTTAATCATATTGAAGGACATATCTTTTCCGGATTTTTAATGAAGGACAAACCAGCATTTCCATATTTGTGTCTTGTTGTTTCCGGCGGGCACACATTACTTCTTCTAGTGGAAAGCGACACACAGATAACTAAGCTCGGTTCTACAATTGATGATGCCGCCGGTGAAGCGTTTGATAAAATTTCAAAATTGTTGGGGCTTGGTTATCCAGGCGGACCTAAGATACAAGAAGTTGCAGAAGACAGGAAAACTGATTTTGCCGATTTCCCAATCGCACGATGTAAAAATGAATACGATTTTTCATTCAGCGGATTAAAAACCTCTGTATTACGATTCATTCAGAAAGAATATGGTGATGCTTCCAAGATTCCGGCTGCAGATATTCCTTTGATAGCGGCTTCTTTTCAATACTCTGCTGTAAGAGCACTATTAAATAATACTGAAAAAGCGTTGAATAAATTCAATGTGAGCTCAATTTCGCTTGTTGGCGGTGTAGCAGCTAATAAAATGCTTCATGACGAATTCCAAAAGTTAGCTTTGAAGTATAAAAAGAATCTGGTTATTCCTTCTCTTGAATTCTGCGGTGATAATGCCGCTATGATAGCTTACCGCGGTTTGAAACTTCATCAAGCCGGAATTAAGTACCGGTATGATTTTAATGCTTATCCTAGTTTAAGCGATTACTCGTTTATTAAGTAGCTGATTCAAGCCGGATAAATTCACACACCGCATAAGAAAAAAAATCTATATATTGGAATTGTTCTAATCAAAAAAACTGAATGACTAAACAGAAAATATCTGCAAAACGGTTTTTATCACGCACTCAATTTTATGTTGTTGCGCTTTTCTTTGTATTCATTCTTGCCGCTCTTCTCTTTACATTTTATTCTCCGAATTATTACGAACATGAATCACCTTACCGGATTGATATCAAGCGTGGTGAATCATTAACGAATGTGATTGATAGTTTGTACGAGCACAAGATTATTCCAAGTAAATTGAAGATGAAGATCATCTCTTTCGTTTACGGAGTTGAGAAAAAAGTGAAAGCGGGGAGATATGATATTCCAAACGGATTGAGCTACGTAAAACTTATTGAACTTTTGGTAAATGGTTCTCCGGCAGAACAAGTTTCTGTAACTTTACCGGAAGGAATTTGGCAAAGCGAGATTGCACAGATTCTTAGAGAAAAATTAAATATTGATTCTTCACGAGTTATCGGTTTAAGTACAAGCAGATCATTTATCAATTCGCTTGGTTTGAATACAAAAAGTTTGGAAGGATATCTGCTGCCTGAAACTTATTATTTTTATCCCAACAGTACTGCCGAAGAAATTTTACGGAAGTTAAAACTGCAGATGGATAAAGTTTTTACTCCGGAAATTGAAAAGCAGATGGCTGAATTAAAAATGACGAAGCATCAAATCTTAACACTTGCTTCGATAATTGACGGCGAATCGAATTTGGTCTCTGAGTTTAAAACAATATCCGGTGTTTATCACAACAGATTAAAAATCGGAATGGCGCTTCAAGCTGATCCGACCGTGCAGTATCTTATCCGCGAAAAACATAAAAATAAAATTCTTAAGAAAGATTTGTTAATTGATTCAAAGTTCAACACGTACAAATATACCGGACTTCCGCCCGCACCGATTAACAATCCCGGTAAAGATGCAATTATGGCGGCGCTCTATCCAGAAAAACATAACTATTTATTTTTTGTTGCGAATGGAGACGGAGGGCATACTTTTTCCAGGACAGTAGAAGAACACGAAAAAAATGTAATGAAGTATAGACAATGGCGAAAAACTCAAAATCAATAATTAAAATTCTTGCTGTAATATCTCTGATATTATTTGCAAGATGTGCAAACCAGCTTCCGCCGGGCGGCGGGGAAGTTGATGCTGTTCCTCCGAAGATTATTGAAGTCTATCCGGAGAACGGAACCATAAATTATCACGAAGATTATTTTGAAATTTCTTTCAGCAAATATGTTGATAAGCGTTCTGTTCAAGATGCAATTTTTATTTCTCCAGCTTTGCAGAAACCACTTAAATATAATTGGAGCGGAAAAACTCTTACAGTTTATTTCAACGATACACTTAAAGCAAATACAACTTATACAGTAAGCATCGGTACCGATGTGAAGGACGTGAACAACGGCAACAAGATGGCTGAATCTCTAACGTTTGCTTTCTCAACCGGAAATAAAATTGATAAAGGAAAGATCAAAGGAAAAATTTATGATACATCGCCTGAAGGCGTAATGATCTTTGCTTATCAAACGAATGGGAAAGAAGCCGATCCTACAAAACAAAAACCGGATTATGTTTCTCAAGCCGGGAAGAACGGAATTTATTCTTTGCTCGGTCTCAGAGATGGTGATTATTCCGTCTTTGCAATCCGCGATAAATTCCGCGATCTGCTCTATCAAAAAAATGAAGATGGTTTTGGCGTGCAGAATAAAAAAATTGAGTTGAAAGATAAGACGGCTGAATATGATAATGTTGATTTCTTCTTAACAATGGAAGATTCGATTGCACCGAAGATCTCGAATGTTATTATGAAAGACCGGAATCATTTGCAGATCGAATTTAATAAACCGGTTGACAGCACAAGAATCTCCGGTGATAATTTTATTCTTTATGATTCTACCGCGAACAAAAAAATAATTCCGAAATATTTCTTCAAAGGTGAAGGAAGACCAAATCAGTTTTATGCTTCGTTTACAGATTCACTTGAAAAGAAAGAAGGTTGGGTGCTGATCTCTAAGAATATTCCCGATATGAAAAACAATTTATCTTCCGAAGAAAAAAATTCTTTTGCGATCAAAAATGACCGCGACACACTCGCATTGAGAATAATTAAATCTGCCGGATTACTTCCCGGAGAAAAAGTTGATTTCGAAGAACCGATATTAATGCTCAACTTTAATGATGCGGTAGAATTCTCAACTGTGAAAGAGAGACTTAGCATTCAAGATGCGAAAGGGAAAAAGATTCCGCTTGAAGTTGAACGAGCTGATGATGCTTCTTTCTTAATTCGTTTGTCTGAAAAATTAAAGCAGAGTACGGATTATACTTTAAAACTCAATCTGAAAAATTATTCCGATCTGTCCTGGAATAAAATTGATTCAGTATTCCAGAATAAATTTTCTACATCTAACGAACTTGATTTCAGCGGGGTAAGCGGGACAGTTTCGGTAAATGATTCAACGCAGACTTTTGTTGTGCTCGAAGCAGCAGAAATGGTGAAGAGAACTTACAAACAAAAAATTGATACGAAGAAAAATTTTGATTTCAAAAAAGTTATACCGGGGAAATATTTGGCTTGGAGTTTTAAGGATAAGAACAAGAACGGCAAATATGATTTCGGTACAATCTTTCCTTTTAAACTTTCCGAAGAATTTAAGTTTTACCCAGATACATTAAATCTCCGTGCACGCTGGCCAGTTGGCGGAGTGAATATAGATTTTCAAAAATAAATTACCCACCCCTCCGGCTTCGCCGTTTCCCCTCCTTGGAAGAGACTTAAGGGGTGGGTGTGTAAAATATTTCTTGACAACCTTCAATCTTAAATCTATGTTAAACCAAGATTATATTTTCTCCTTCTTCTTATCTATTACAAATATTCTTATAGAATTTATTTTCGGAAATAAAATATCTATAGATCTTTCTGCCTGGGAAAAAATAATAATGTTTCTTATTCCGCGTTAGTTTTTGTTTAATTAAAAATATATTAATGAGGTGATCTATGTTAAATAAAAAAATAACACTCTTTATTTTCTCGTTCGTACTTCTATTAAGCACTACTAAAATTTATTCACAAGGCTATAAATTCGAATCAATTAAAACTTATGAGGGTGGTCGCGATGATATTAATAGAGAAGCAAGAGTTTATGAAAATTCCTACAACCAAATTAGCACAAGATACATAAGGTGTGAGGTTGCACTAAAAAATAATTTATACGGAACTCAGTCACAGACACATAAGGCAAAATGGAATTATTACAAACCGGATGGGAGTCTTTTTGGAACAGTATCAGATGATTGGACAATTGAAAGTAGTTGGGAAACTACCTGGTTTTCCAGAGGTTGGGGATGGGATGAACCCGGCAATTGGGAAAACGGCAAGTACTTAATAGAATTTTATTTGGATGATAATTATATCGCTTCAATTAGTTTTTTCATTGTGGGTACTAATAGAATTTCTCCTACTATTAGTTATAAATCTTTAAGGTTTTTTGAAAATCCAATTGTTGCGGTGGAACAGGATAAAAGAATTTATTCAACAACATTTTCTAAAAGTAAAGCGCGGTATATTCGTTATGAAGTTTATGTAGATAACCTGCTTTATAATATTAGCGATAATCAGATTACTCTAAATGCTACTTATTATAACGGAAATAATGAGATAGTGGGTCAACCTGTATTAAACTTTAATATTCCAATGAGCTGGTCGGCGGGTTATCTTCATCATGGTTGGGGATGGGATGAACCTGGAAATTGGAAGCCTGGTAATTACAAAGTTGAGATTAGATATTTGAATGACTTATTTGCAGTTAGTTACTTTACAATTACGAATGATTAAAGAGTCAGAATAATACTTTTGAATTGATTGAACCGGTTGCTTAAACGAAAAGTTTTAGTCAATGTATGGACCTTGACTGCTAAGAAAAAACTTCTTGACAACCTTCTTCTATAAATTTATGTTGATGAAGGGATAATCTTCTTAAACTTCTTTTTACCCCGGGGAAAAGATGATGACTACTTTTTTTGAAATAGATTATTGGCAGTAGAATTAATAGTTATACAACAAAAGAGAATATCAATTGGAAACCAAAATATTAAAATGGTTGGAAAAACAAGGCTATCCATTAGAGATGTATGTTTCTCAAAAATTTAGAGAAAGAAAATTTACGGTTTCTCAGTCGATCTATTATTATGACTATGAATTTAATATAAATCGAGAAATTGACGTGTTAGCTCATAAAGGAATATGTATTGAAGATAGATTTGCTTCGATAGATTATATAATCGAATGTAAATCGTCAAAAAAACCTTGGTTATTGTTTTCAACTAAAAAAGAAATTTCTTACGACCCTATTATTGAGGCAGAGCGATATATACACAACGAAAATGCTACCTCTCTTATTGTACATTTAAGCTCAACCGACCTAATAAAAAAACTATATCCTTTTTACTATGACTTTGGTACAACTGGTTATGGTCTCACTCAAGCATTCACTTCGGGAAATGATATAGCTTATAAAGCTATTAATACTCTGTCAAAATATTGTAATTCTGCGATTAGATCCTCAAATGGTAAAATGTATCCCGATAGTAAAATTATTATTCCAATTCTCGTTATTGATACTCCTCTTTTTGAGGTTACACTGTCTGAGAATTATGAACAAAAAATTGAAAGAAAAAATATTGGTTGTTTGTCTTTTAATCATGTCACAATTATAGTTGTTATCAGAGAATATCTTGATGAATTTTGCATATTGATAAATGATTCTTCTGAGTGGTTACTTGAATACTGTAAAGCCAATTTACAAACTATACAACTTGAACATGAAAAATCGATAAAAAGTCTTTACAATAATATGGATAAGTAATTGATTGTCGTTGCAAGCCACTCAACACGGACAGCGTTTTTCAAAGTGGCATTTGTTCAATTATAAAGTTGCATTTGGAAAAGTTAGTTGCTCTTTAAAGTAGGTTGTTCTTAGAAATATTTTTATAAATAAAAGTTGCAACTGTTAATTGGCATTGCTGTTCTGCTGCCGGTTAGTTGAGACGACGTTCAGTGGCTAATAAAACGGAGGATTTATGTTTTGTCCTAAATGTGGAAATCAAAACAGTGAAGAAGTCAAATTTTGTTCTAATTGTGGTAATAGTCTTGTGAGTGTGAATACTCAACGGTTATCTACACATGCATTTGAAGAATCAGAAGAAAAAGATACTCCGGTTGCACTTATTATTATTACTTGGTTACTAATAATTTTTAGTCTTTTCCCGATGGGGCAAGTAAGTCTGCTGATAAGTATCGCCATTTTATTTTGTTCCGTTTTATTACTTTTTTCAAAAAATTCTACTGGGAAAACTAATGGATGGGTGGTTTTAATAATTTGGATAATTACATTTATCATAGGTTTTTTAGGTGCATTAAATAAAGGTATTCACTACAACTAGAGGCATTTGCACGGTAGTCAAGGACCACTCCTTGACGAAAATAAATAACTCTCAATCAAGGTATGGACCTTGACTGCCAAGGGAAAGATTGGATTCAGCTAATTGTATAAGTAATATCTCTTAGAAAGTTTTCTGAACCAGTCAATATCTTTGTGTAGAAGTTTCTTTATATCATCCACTTGGAATCGCTTCGAGAATTTTAATCTTACTCTATCAGTTCCCATTACAAGATCAAACATCTTCATACGATTTGTTGTTGCAAGAGTAAACGGGTTTGTATCGGGATATAGTTTGTGATAGACTTGCAGAAAATAAAATTGAAGTTCAAGCAAGTTAACTTTTTCAAAATCGGTGATATGAATCTGCACACCGTTAAGTATTTGATCTTTCCAATCACCGTAAAGAACTTTGTAAGAAATCGGACGGAATAAAACTCCGGGTAAATCAAGAGCGTTCATTTTAACAGCAAGAGTATCGGCATCAATCCATTCAGCCGCAAATGTTTGAAAGGGAAGTGTATAAGTAATTCCAATTCCAAAAACGACAAGTTCACCCAGCACTCCGCTTGCAACAAGATAAGAAGGAGTTTCCATATACGGAACGTTCGGGGAAGTAGGAACCCAGATCAATCCGGTATCCTTAAAAAGCATATTTCTTTCCCAGCCTTCCATCTTAACAACTTTGAGTTTGCACTTAACTTTGTTGCCGAGCGCACTTTTTGTGTTGATAAGATTTGCAAGTTCGCCGCAAGTTAATCCGTACACATAAGGAATTGCATAATTGCCAACGAAGGATCTGAAATCATCTTCAACAACATTTCCTTCAATTCGCAATCCACCTAAAGGATTAGGACGATCTAAAACTATGAATTGAATTTTATTTTCTGCTGCTGCTTCCATTGCAAGTCCAAGTGTAGAGATGTAAGTATACGAACGAACGCCGATATCTTGAATATCATAAACTAGTGCATCAATTCCTTCCAACATTTCTTTTGTAGGTTTAGCGGTCTTGCCGTAGAGTGCAAAATATTTTATTCCGGTTAATGTATCTGTGTAGCTTTCGAAAGATTGTCCGGAACCAACTAATCCTTTTAATCCGTGTTCGGGAGAAAATACTGCGGCGAGTTTAAAATTATCCGCGTGTTTGAAAAGATCGAGAGTTGATTCTAATTTACTGTTAACTCCGGTATGGTTTGTAATTAATCCTACGCGTTTACCGGTGAGAAGGGAAAAATGATCTTCTTGAAGTACATCTATACCGAGAGAGACTTTCTGTGCTGAACAAACATTAACAAAAAAAACTGCTAACAAAAAAAATCTTTTCATTTCGTTCGCACTACTTTCACAACTTGTTCTACTAGTCTATCGCTAGTAAGTGTAATCTCTTCAATTAAAATGTCAGCGGTCTTTTCCAATTCAGCGGCGATAGTCTGATTGCTCAAAGAAGAACAATTGATCAATACATTCAAGTAAGCGCCTTTGGCTGCCGTTCCTACTAGTGCGGCAGCAACTCCGGCATCAGAAATAGAATTTTTATTTCCCTTATCAATTATGATTTCCAAAATAGGAAGAAGTGCTTTCGATGTTTGAATAACATCCATCGGAGCTGAAGTTGCGCCGATAGTTGCTTCTTCAATTGCTTTAGAGCGGATATTTTTTTCTTGTTCAGTTTCTTTCGGCAATTTAAATGCATCCATAACTTTATCGAATGATGCATTATCCTGTTGCCCAAGTTCTATAAATTTTTTTTGTATTTTTTCTAAATTATCTTTTAAGTTGATCATTTGCAGTTCTACATCTGCATATTTCTTTTTACCGATCGTAAGATTGCAGACCATTATTCCCAAACTTGAAGAAAGAGTTCCGCATAATGCAGCTACATTTCCTCCACCTGGAGTTGGTGAGTTGGATGAGAGTTCGTTGAAATATTCTTGTAAAGTTTTTGAGAGATTCATTTAATATCCTTTTTTTTGAACCACCCCCTTTTATTCCCCCTCCTTAGTACAAGGAGGGGGACAATGGGGGAGGTTAAATCATATACTCAATTATTTTTTCTTCCGGCTTAAACGGATGAAGCGCGCTTAGTCCTAATTTTTCAATGGCAATGTTCACTAAACTCTTTTCATCTTTCTCTTTACCATTCGAATAGAATCTTCCTGCTTGCAGCATTGCCTCAAGCGGAACCAATCCGACAATCTCACTTCCATTAACTTCAACACCGAGTCGTGCGGCTTCTTTCTTAACTTCTTCGAATGCAACATGCATTGGTGTTATATTATAGTTAGTTAAGTTCATCGAAACTTGTGAGATGCTATATTTTTCAAGAGCAACTCCCATTCCTTTTACTTCTTTCAACCGTCCAGGAACTTTTATTGTCTTTCCGTCAACTTTTATAACATTCCCATTCTCATCACGTTTAGCATAACCACTCTCTCTTAATATTTCGCCAATCTCTTTTGAGTATTTAACATCATTAGATTTAATGTTTACATTATATGCAATTAGAAAGAACCGTGAGCCGGTAACTATTGCACCAAGTTTTGGATTAAAAACGGGTTCACCATAATCGGGAAGCCAATTATTATCTTTCAATTTTTCTTCAAGACCTTCGTATTCACCCTGACGTATACTTGATAAACTTTTTCTGTCTACTTTACGGGCGGCATTTTCATAAAGATAGACCGGAACTTTTAAATCTTGAGAAATAATTTTTGCAAACTCTTCCGAAATCTTAACGCATTCTTCCGTAGTTACATTTGCAACCGGAACGAATGGAACGACATCAATCGCACCGAGACGCGGATGTTCTCCTTTGTGTGTGCGCATATCAATCAATGATGCAGCAGTTCTGCAAGCATTTAATGTTCCGTTTAATATTCCTTCTTCATTTCCTGCTAATGTTACAACAACACGATTATAATCTCCATCCGGTTCAAGACTTAATAATTTTACATCTTTAGTTTTAGCTACGGCTTCTTTTATCGCTTCAAATGTTTTTTGATTTTTCCCTTCACTGAAATTCGGGACGCACTCAATAATTTTCATAAAGTATCCGCTCTCTGAAAAATGATTTGACCTTTTTTAATTGTGTATTTGTTCAAATTGATTCCAATGCTATAAATTATTTCTTGGTAATCTTTAGCAGCAAAAACTGCAAAATCCGCTTGCTTACCGACCTCAATGCTTCCCGACTTATCATTTAATCCGAGCGCTGCAGACGCATTTATGGTAACAGCAGAAATAATTTCTTCGGCACTCATTTTCATTTTAAGTGTGGCAAGCTGCATAATAAAATGAAGATTGGAAATATGTGATGATCCAGGATTATAATCAGTCGCCAAAGCAACAATCGCATTATGTTCGATCAACTTTCTTGCGGGCGCATAATCATAATCTAAAAAGAATGATACACCTGGCAATAGAACTGAAACTGTTTCGCTCTTTGCTAATTTCGGGATATCATCTTCGTTAATTACTTCAAGATGATCAACAGAAAGGGCTTTGTGTTTCAATGCAACTTCTAAACCGCCGATATTATTAAACTGTTCTGTATGAAGACGTAATTTGTAACCAAGTTTTTTTGCTCTGGTAAAAATCTTATCAACTTCATCGGAAGAGAACGCAGACTTCTCACAAAATGCATCAACAGAATCTGAAAGTTTATTCTTAATGATGTAGGGGAGAAGCTCTTTAATGATAAGATCTAAATATTGTTTGTGATCGTTCTTATATTCGGGAGGATAAGTATGAGCACCTAAAAATGTAGAAATTATTTCTATCTGTGAATGAGTTTTAAAATAATTTATAACTTGAAGAAGTTTTATCTCATCGTAAAAACTTAATCCGTATCCGCTCTTGATCTCTAAAG is a window encoding:
- a CDS encoding DUF1343 domain-containing protein translates to MKRFFLLAVFFVNVCSAQKVSLGIDVLQEDHFSLLTGKRVGLITNHTGVNSKLESTLDLFKHADNFKLAAVFSPEHGLKGLVGSGQSFESYTDTLTGIKYFALYGKTAKPTKEMLEGIDALVYDIQDIGVRSYTYISTLGLAMEAAAENKIQFIVLDRPNPLGGLRIEGNVVEDDFRSFVGNYAIPYVYGLTCGELANLINTKSALGNKVKCKLKVVKMEGWERNMLFKDTGLIWVPTSPNVPYMETPSYLVASGVLGELVVFGIGITYTLPFQTFAAEWIDADTLAVKMNALDLPGVLFRPISYKVLYGDWKDQILNGVQIHITDFEKVNLLELQFYFLQVYHKLYPDTNPFTLATTNRMKMFDLVMGTDRVRLKFSKRFQVDDIKKLLHKDIDWFRKLSKRYYLYN
- a CDS encoding cyclodeaminase/cyclohydrolase family protein, producing MNLSKTLQEYFNELSSNSPTPGGGNVAALCGTLSSSLGIMVCNLTIGKKKYADVELQMINLKDNLEKIQKKFIELGQQDNASFDKVMDAFKLPKETEQEKNIRSKAIEEATIGATSAPMDVIQTSKALLPILEIIIDKGNKNSISDAGVAAALVGTAAKGAYLNVLINCSSLSNQTIAAELEKTADILIEEITLTSDRLVEQVVKVVRTK
- the ftcD gene encoding glutamate formimidoyltransferase; protein product: MKIIECVPNFSEGKNQKTFEAIKEAVAKTKDVKLLSLEPDGDYNRVVVTLAGNEEGILNGTLNACRTAASLIDMRTHKGEHPRLGAIDVVPFVPVANVTTEECVKISEEFAKIISQDLKVPVYLYENAARKVDRKSLSSIRQGEYEGLEEKLKDNNWLPDYGEPVFNPKLGAIVTGSRFFLIAYNVNIKSNDVKYSKEIGEILRESGYAKRDENGNVIKVDGKTIKVPGRLKEVKGMGVALEKYSISQVSMNLTNYNITPMHVAFEEVKKEAARLGVEVNGSEIVGLVPLEAMLQAGRFYSNGKEKDEKSLVNIAIEKLGLSALHPFKPEEKIIEYMI
- the hutI gene encoding imidazolonepropionase; its protein translation is MKTLFKNPSQIITVNTNGKNLKRGSELSDINPITDHSILVENGIIKDLIPNSSTSKTSADKTIDLKDLILLPGLVECHTHSVFAGSRANEFLMRLNGATYEEIAKSGGGIISTVKAVRNSSFEELVRILKPRIDYFITQGITTLEIKSGYGLSFYDEIKLLQVINYFKTHSQIEIISTFLGAHTYPPEYKNDHKQYLDLIIKELLPYIIKNKLSDSVDAFCEKSAFSSDEVDKIFTRAKKLGYKLRLHTEQFNNIGGLEVALKHKALSVDHLEVINEDDIPKLAKSETVSVLLPGVSFFLDYDYAPARKLIEHNAIVALATDYNPGSSHISNLHFIMQLATLKMKMSAEEIISAVTINASAALGLNDKSGSIEVGKQADFAVFAAKDYQEIIYSIGINLNKYTIKKGQIIFQRADTL